One Manihot esculenta cultivar AM560-2 chromosome 6, M.esculenta_v8, whole genome shotgun sequence DNA segment encodes these proteins:
- the LOC110616498 gene encoding protein BOBBER 1 — MAIISDYQDDEKETKPKPKSNPSSSSSSSKTLSFNATFDPRNPIGIVERLFDFLVNETDFMAEDTAEREIVAVVKAAKDKVKKKMAEEREREAALKGTENKRLKEEKKPEVKAEEKKPVIKEEKKFDLNKEVKARVKEEPIEVEKEEESGAIVPNKGNGLDLEKYSWTQTLQEVNVLVPVPSGTKSRFVVCDIKKKHLKVGLKGQPPIIEGELYKPIKVDDCY, encoded by the exons ATGGCGATAATTTCAGATTATCAGGACGACGAAAAGGAGACCAAACCCAAGCCAAAGTCGAATCCCTCCTCGTCGTCGTCTTCATCTAAAACGTTGTCGTTTAATGCGACATTCGATCCGAGGAATCCGATAGGGATTGTAGAGAGGCTTTTCGATTTTCTGGTGAATGAAACCGACTTTATGGCTGAAGACACAGCCGAGAGGGAGATCGTGGCTGTTGTGAAGGCGGCCAAGGATAAGGTTAAAAAGAAGATGGCGGAGGAGAGAGAAAGGGAAGCTGCTCTCAAGGGTACTGAGAACAAGAGActgaaggaggagaagaagccTGAGGTCAAAGCGGAGGAGAAGAAGCCTGTGATCAAAGAGGAGAAGAAATTTGATCTCAACAAGGAGGTAAAGGCCAGGGTCAAGGAGGAGCCTATTGAGGTCGAGAAGGAGGAGGAAAGTGGCGCCATAG TTCCAAACAAAGGTAATGGCCTTGATCTGGAGAAATATTCATGGACACAGACCCTACAAGAGGTTAATGTACTTGTTCCAGTTCCTTCTGGTACTAAATCAAGGTTTGTTGTATGTGACATAAAGAAAAAACATCTGAAAGTTGGTCTAAAGGGTCAGCCTCCAATAATTGAG GGAGAGCTTTACAAGCCTATCAAGGTGGACGATTGCTATTGA